Proteins found in one Miscanthus floridulus cultivar M001 chromosome 4, ASM1932011v1, whole genome shotgun sequence genomic segment:
- the LOC136549364 gene encoding probable UDP-arabinose 4-epimerase 1, translating to MLPASRGSRPPQRPASRSCSASLSEIMDLSSDTKRKPRCVSKVVMLALLAAMCVVMLTQPPCHRRQPPTPTLFSIHEPGITHVLVTGGAGYIGSHAALRLLKDSFRVTIVDNLSRGNIGAIKALQNLFPEPGRLQFIQADLGDPEAVNRIFAENAFEAVMHFAAVAYVGESTLEPLRYYHNITANTLLVLEAMATHNVKTLIYSSTCATYGEPEKMPITEETPQFPINPYGKAKKMAEDIILDFSKSKKSDMAVMILRYFNVIGSDPEGRLGEAPRPELREHGRISGACFDAALGIIPGLKVKGTDYETPDGTCVRDYIDITDLVDAHVKALNKAQRGRVGIYNVGTGKGRSVKEFVDACKKATGVDIKVDYFPRRAGDYAEVYSDPAKINRELNWTAQRTDLHESLRVAWTWQTAHRSGYEPPQAMIL from the exons ATGCTGCCAGCGAGCCGCGGCAGCAGGCCGCCGCAGAGGCCCGCCTCCAGATCCTGCTCCGCCTCCTTATCAG AAATCATGGACCTGTCGTCGGACACGAAGCGCAAGCCGCGGTGCGTGAGCAAGGTGGTCATGCTCGCGCTCCTCGCCGCCATGTGCGTCGTCATGCTCACCCAGCCACCCTGCCACAGGCGGCAGCCTCCCACACCCACCCTG TTCTCCATCCATGAGCCTGGGATCACGCACGTGCTAGTCACCGGTGGCGCCGGCTACATCGGCTCGCACGCAGCTCTTCGCCTGCTCAAAGACTCCTTCAGAGTCACCATAGTG GACAATCTTTCCAGAGGAAATATTGGGGCCATCAAGGCTCTCCAGAACTTGTTTCCAGAGCCTGGGCGCTTGCAGTTCATACAGGCAGATTTAGGAGATCCAGAAGCT GTTAATAGAATATTTGCAGAGAATGCATTTGAGGCTGTTATGCACTTTGCTGCTGTGGCCTATGTTGGTGAGAGCACACTTGAACCTTTGAG ATACTATCATAACATCACCGCAAACACTCTATTGGTGCTGGAAGCCATGGCTACACACAATGTGAAGACTCTCATCTACTCTAGCACGTGTGCGACCTATGGAGAGCCTGAGAAGATGCCCATCACTGAAGAAACTCCCCAG TTTCCGATCAACCCATATGGTAAGGCCAAGAAAATGGCAGAGGATATCATCTTAGACTTCTCAAAGTCGAAGAAATCAGACATGGCTGTGATGATTCTAAG ATACTTCAATGTCATTGGTTCTGACCCAGAAGGCAGACTGGGTGAAGCTCCTAGACCTGAATTGCGTGAGCATGGCCGTATATCGGGGGCATGCTTTGATGCAGCACTGGGGATAATTCCAGGTTTAAAG GTTAAAGGTACTGACTATGAAACACCTGACGGCACTTGTGTAAGAGATTACATTGATATCACCGACCTTGTTGATGCCCACGTGAAAGCGCTCAACAAGGCGCAAAGAGGCAGAGTTGGTATATACAATGTTGGCACTGGGAAAG GTCGGTCAGTGAAGGAGTTCGTCGATGCCTGCAAGAAGGCAACCGGAGTCGACATCAAGGTTGACTACTTCCCTCGCAGAGCAGGTGACTACGCCGAGGTTTACAGCGACCCTGCCAAGATCAACAGGGAACTGAACTGGACGGCTCAGCGCACCGATCTCCATGAGAGCCTCAGGGTGGCGTGGACATGGCAGACGGCTCACCGGAGTGGGTACGAGCCGCCACAGGCCATGATTTTGTGA
- the LOC136550865 gene encoding uncharacterized protein has product MDWYSDDSDPDIDDDLREDLDALRRSCILSGADPDAAVAQVSSGLAGPSTPALAAAPGTAANHHHASSSDDDDEDLALVRSIRANLHHLNKASPAAPGGDNDPSSPRPICTWPPSDTDEEEDDLETLRAIQRRFSHYQSSTSTASPKTMKPEASQGVHSDLFMDRSGDDFAAQKQNANAPHRDGFPKAALLLVDALKKNRACQKFIRRKMVNIEAKIEENKDLRDRVKCLLGYQLSCRKSVGRSLGQKEDPRVRLISPLKSTQPCTKNKYRKMPALFLGPAENPHVSKYEMVLKQFPMSFKKQPWSDAEKDKLARGIKQQYQETLILDSLNNGSADGDFSAVDMAYALTNGAGNFEVTLENLRSVQPLINWDKISAMYLPGRSGAECESRWLNCDDPLINHEAWTADEETKLLLIIQEKGMCNWINIAVTLGTHRTPFQCLVRYQRSLNPHILNKAWTKEEDLQLQAAVETFGQKWQLVSASLDGRTGTQCSNRWRKTLHPERTSVGRWLLDEDKRLMVTVKLIGPGRWSLIAPFIPGRTQTQIFERWCNILDPDLYLDDWRPEEDSMLLASVSEFGPCWSKIAKTIIPGHNDSMCYRRWRKLCKHEVQKVREARQLKKAIFQTNFVDREKERPAIRPHDLISLLPSKGDRCDEAIVRGRSKKQGEENLVVSNTVNISAGLDCVAANTVLNTSSRRSRVSSGHRSKKHTEGNSIAVPDDLNASSSAPSCFRKRKSTTGNNVAAKKRLRVSISVSADNEVETNRITDSVAVGEEGAVKKRTRRSKLVGHEGAVRKRRGSDNEVGTDRITESVTVGEEGVVKKRRRRSKPVCNEGADNEVGANKITDSVAAGEEGAVKKRTRRSKPVGNEGAVRKGRGSVNRDDEAGTNIMMDPTMGEDGVVKKRTRRSKPVGTEGPASIGGDGVVRKRTGSVSTENHGAVTKRNSASSRRRKSAVVNLPTEAVPNAATDLDLPCATSEERVVDDGSMDKGRRKSTPRPKQINMSEGDADKNSTFTRLANCLSSARMKGINRNKR; this is encoded by the exons ATGGACTGGTACTCCGACGACTCGGACCCGGACATCGACGACGACCTGCGGGAGGACCTCGACGCGCTGCGCCGCTCTTGCATCCTCTCCGGGGCCGACCCGGACGCCGCCGTCGCGCAGGTCTCCTCGGGCCTCGCGGGCCCCTCCACCCCCGCCCTCGCGGCGGCGCCGGGGACGGCGGCTAACCATCATCATGCGTCGTCctcggacgacgacgacgaggacctCGCCCTCGTCCGCAGCATCCGCGCCAACCTCCACCACCTCAATAAGGCCTCGCCCGCCGCCCCCGGGGGCGACAACGACCCGTCCTCGCCGCGCCCGATCTGCACGTGGCCGCCGTCCGACACCGACGAGGAAGAGGATGACCTCGAGACGCTCCGCGCCATCCAGCGCCGCTTCTCGCATTACCAGTCGA GTACCTCCACTGCGTCACCGAAGACCATGAAACCTGAGGCGTCACAGGGAGTCCACAGTGACCTTTTCATGGACAGGTCTGGTGATGATTTTGCTGCGCAGAAGCAAAATGCAAATGCTCCTCACCGAGATGGGTTTCCAAAGGCTGCGCTATTGTTAGTGGATGCTCTCAAGAAGAACAGAGCATGTCAGAAGTTCATTAGAAGAAAAATGGTAAACATTGAAGCGAAAATTGAAGAAAATAAGGATCTTAGGGATCGTGTAAAATGCCTTTTGGGCTATCAGTTAAGTTGTCGAAAATCAGTCGGCAGATCTTTAGGCCAGAAGGAGGATCCTCGTGTCAGGTTGATTTCCCCCCTGAAATCAACTCAGCCGTGTACAAAG AACAAATATAGGAAGATGCCTGCACTATTTCTTGGCCCAGCTGAGAACCCACATGTTTCAAAGTATGAAATGGTGCTGAAGCAATTCCCGATGTCATTTAAGAAGCAACCATGGTCAGATGCAGAGAAAGATAAACTTGCCAGAGGAATAAAGCAGCAATACCAAGAAACATTGATTTTGGACTCGCTGAATAATGGAAG TGCTGATGGTGACTTCAGTGCGGTTGATATGGCATATGCACTGACAAACGGTGCTGGTAATTTTGAGGTGACTCTAGAAAATCTTAGATCGGTTCAACCATTAATAAACTGGGATAAGATTTCTGCTATGTACCTGCCTGGTCGATCTGGTGCTGAATGTGAATCAAG GTGGCTAAACTGTGATGATCCATTGATTAACCATGAAGCCTGGACTGCGGACGAGGAAACAAAACTTCTACTAATTATTCAAGAAAAGGGAATGTGCAACTGGATTAACATTGCAGTTACACTGGGTACTCACCGGACTCCTTTCCAATGTCTTGTTCGTTATCAACGAAGTCTGAATCCCCATATACTGAACAAGGCCTGGACAAAGGAGGAAGACCTTCAACTTCAAGCTGCTGTTGAGACCTTTGGTCAGAAATGGCAACTTGTATCAGCTAGTCTGGATGGTCGCACTGGCACTCAGTGCTCTAATAG GTGGAGGAAAACCTTGCACCCTGAAAGGACCAGTGTGGGAAGATGGCTTCTGGATGAGGACAAACGTCTCATGGTCACTGTTAAGCTAATTGGACCTGGCAGGTGGAGTTTGATTGCTCCGTTTATTCCTGGCCGAACACAAACGCAAATCTTCGAGAG GTGGTGCAATATTCTTGATCCAGATCTATATCTTGATGACTGGCGGCCTGAAGAAGATTCCATGTTATTGGCTTCAGTATCTGAGTTTGGGCCTTGCTGGTCCAAGATTGCTAAGACGATAATTCCTGGACATAATGATAGTATGTGCTATAG ACGATGGAGAAAACTTTGTAAACATGAAGTCCAGAAAGTTAGAGAAGCCAGACAATTGAAGAAAGCTATTTTTCAAACCAATTTTGTTGATAGAGAAAAAGAGCGGCCTGCAATTCGCCCTCATGACCTAATATCACTTTTACCCTCCAAAGGTGACAGATGTGATGAGGCCATTGTAAG GGGTAGATCTAAAAAGCAAGGCGAAGAGAACCTAGTTGTATCCAATACTGTCAACATTTCAGCTGGTCTTGATTGTGTTGCTGCTAATACTGTTTTGAACACCAGCTCAAGGAGGTCGAGAGTATCGTCAGG ACATAGATCAAAAAAGCATACTGAAGGGAATAGTATTGCTGTGCCTGATGATCTCAATGCTTCATCCAGCGCCCCTAGCTGTTTCAGGAAGAGGAAATCTACTACTGGCAACAATGTAGCTGCAAAAAAGAGATTGAGGGTATCTATCAGTGTCAGTGCTGATAATGAGGTAGAGACAAATAGAATAACGGACTCTGTGGCTGTTGGTGAAGAGGGAGCAGTCAAAAAGAGAACAAGGCGTTCGAAACTTGTTGGCCATGAGGGGGCTGTCAGAAAGAGAAGGGGATCTGATAATGAGGTAGGGACAGATAGAATAACGGAATCTGTGACTGTTGGTGAAGAGGGAGTAGTCAAAAAGAGAAGAAGGCGTTCGAAACCTGTTTGCAATGAGGGGGCTGATAATGAGGTAGGGGCAAATAAAATAACGGATTCTGTGGCTGCTGGTGAAGAGGGAGCAGTCAAGAAGAGAACAAGGCGTTCGAAACCTGTTGGCAATGAGGGTGCTGTCAGAAAGGGGAGGGGCTCTGTCAATAGGGATGATGAGGCAGGAACAAATATTATGATGGATCCTACCATGGGTGAAGATGGAGTAGTAAAAAAGAGAACAAGGCGCTCAAAACCTGTTGGCACTGAAGGGCCTGCCTCTATTGGTGGTGATGGTGTAGTCCGAAAGAGGACAGGTTCTGTCTCCACTGAAAATCATGGTGCTGTTACAAAAAGGAACAGTGCGTCATCAAG GAGGAGGAAATCAGCTGTAGTTAATTTGCCAACTGAGGCTGTGCCGAATGCTGCCACTGACTTGGACCTTCCTTGTGCAACTTCTGAAGAAAGAGTTGTTGATGATGGAAGTATGGATAAAGGGAGAAGAAAATCAACCCCGAG ACCCAAGCAGATAAACATGTCTGAAGGGGATGCTGATAAAAACTCCACATTCACACGACTTGCCAATTGCCTGTCGTCTGCCCGTATGAAAGGAATCAACAGGAACAAAAGATAA